From the genome of Bosea sp. Tri-49, one region includes:
- a CDS encoding organic hydroperoxide resistance protein yields the protein MSSTDKVLYTGRTHTTGGRDGAARSSDGRLEVNLTSPGAPGAGTNPEQLFAAGWSACFIGAIGLAARERKVAVPAETAVDAEVDLRHGERGYFLQARLNVALPGLNRDTARALVDAAHQTCPYSKATRGNIEVEINLV from the coding sequence ATGTCCTCCACCGACAAGGTTCTCTACACCGGCCGCACCCACACCACCGGCGGCCGCGACGGCGCCGCCCGTAGCTCGGACGGCCGCCTCGAGGTCAACCTGACCTCGCCCGGCGCACCTGGCGCCGGCACCAATCCCGAGCAGCTCTTTGCGGCCGGCTGGTCGGCCTGCTTCATCGGCGCGATCGGTTTGGCGGCGCGCGAGCGCAAGGTCGCGGTTCCCGCCGAGACCGCTGTCGATGCCGAGGTCGACCTGCGCCATGGCGAGCGCGGCTATTTCCTGCAGGCCCGCTTGAATGTCGCCCTGCCGGGGCTGAATCGCGACACGGCTCGCGCCCTGGTCGATGCAGCGCATCAGACCTGCCCCTACTCCAAGGCGACCCGCGGCAACAT
- a CDS encoding MarR family winged helix-turn-helix transcriptional regulator codes for MPAPTPNDPNVPKLANFLCFAIYSANLAYGRAYKPILDELGLTYTQYIAIIALSEEDNQSVGGLGEKLFLESNTLTPILKKLEALGYIRRQRDPADERQVRVSLTPEGRKLREKALPMNLVAAAGLGEDFPVVQKAVVRLRSNLLKAARGQGAKAVEVVEAE; via the coding sequence ATGCCCGCTCCGACCCCGAACGATCCGAACGTGCCCAAGCTGGCGAACTTTCTCTGCTTTGCGATCTATTCGGCCAATCTGGCCTATGGCCGCGCCTATAAGCCGATCCTCGACGAGCTGGGGCTGACCTACACCCAGTACATCGCGATCATCGCGCTGTCGGAGGAGGACAATCAGAGTGTCGGCGGCCTCGGCGAGAAGCTGTTCCTGGAATCGAACACGCTGACCCCGATCCTGAAGAAGCTGGAAGCGCTCGGCTATATCCGCCGCCAGCGCGACCCGGCCGATGAGCGTCAGGTGCGCGTCAGCCTGACTCCGGAAGGCCGGAAGCTGCGCGAGAAGGCACTGCCGATGAATCTGGTCGCGGCAGCCGGGCTCGGCGAGGATTTCCCGGTGGTGCAGAAGGCGGTGGTCAGGTTGCGGAGCAACCTGCTCAAAGCAGCGCGCGGGCAGGGGGCGAAAGCAGTTGAAGTGGTCGAGGCCGAGTAG
- a CDS encoding pyridoxal-phosphate-dependent aminotransferase family protein, producing the protein MQGRHFLHIPGPSPIPDRILRAIAMPIIDHRSAEFAALGKAVLEGSKAVFKTKQPVVIYPSSGTGAWEAAIVNTLSPGDTVLMAETGHFATLWKNIATRFGIEVEFIPGDWRRGADPAAIESRLSEDKARRVKAVMVVHNETSTGATSRVAEIRKAIDAAGHPALFMVDTISSLASVDYHHDEWQVDVTVSGSQKGLMLPPGLGFNAVSEKALAASKTNTLPRSFWDWEEMIRINAGGFFPYTPATNLLYGLKEALAMLQEEGLGEVFARHQRLGSACRAAVKAWGLEVLCENPAEQSPVLTGVLMPPSHDADRFRKIALEKYNISLGSGLGKVAGKVFRIGHLGECNELALLGALSGVEMGLAAAGVPHRSGGVAAAMADLEGAEPSNEAKVAAVA; encoded by the coding sequence ATGCAAGGGCGTCACTTCCTGCACATTCCCGGCCCGAGCCCGATTCCGGATCGGATCCTGCGCGCCATCGCGATGCCGATCATCGACCATCGCAGCGCCGAGTTCGCCGCGCTTGGCAAGGCAGTGCTTGAGGGCAGCAAGGCCGTCTTCAAGACCAAGCAGCCGGTGGTGATCTACCCCTCCTCCGGCACCGGCGCCTGGGAAGCGGCGATCGTCAACACGCTCTCGCCGGGCGATACCGTGCTGATGGCCGAGACCGGCCATTTCGCGACGCTGTGGAAGAACATCGCCACACGCTTCGGCATCGAGGTCGAGTTCATCCCGGGCGACTGGCGCCGCGGCGCCGATCCGGCCGCGATCGAGTCACGCCTCTCCGAGGACAAGGCCCGCAGGGTCAAGGCGGTGATGGTCGTCCACAACGAGACCTCGACCGGCGCGACCAGCCGCGTCGCCGAGATTCGCAAGGCGATCGACGCCGCCGGCCACCCGGCCCTGTTCATGGTCGACACCATCTCCTCGCTCGCCTCGGTCGACTATCACCATGACGAATGGCAGGTCGACGTCACGGTTTCGGGCTCGCAAAAGGGGCTGATGCTGCCGCCCGGCCTTGGCTTCAACGCCGTCTCGGAGAAGGCGCTCGCAGCTTCGAAGACCAACACCCTGCCGCGCTCGTTCTGGGACTGGGAGGAGATGATCAGGATCAATGCCGGCGGCTTCTTCCCCTACACCCCGGCGACCAACCTCCTCTACGGGCTGAAGGAGGCACTCGCCATGCTGCAGGAGGAAGGGCTGGGCGAGGTCTTCGCCCGCCATCAGCGCCTCGGGAGCGCCTGCCGCGCCGCGGTCAAGGCCTGGGGTCTGGAAGTGCTCTGCGAGAACCCGGCCGAGCAGTCGCCGGTGCTGACCGGCGTGCTGATGCCGCCGAGCCATGACGCCGACCGCTTCCGCAAGATCGCGCTGGAGAAATACAACATCTCGCTCGGCTCCGGCCTCGGCAAGGTCGCCGGCAAGGTCTTCCGCATCGGCCATCTCGGCGAGTGCAACGAGCTTGCTTTGCTCGGCGCCCTCTCCGGCGTCGAAATGGGCCTTGCCGCAGCGGGCGTGCCCCATCGCAGCGGCGGCGTCGCGGCGGCGATGGCCGATCTCGAAGGCGCCGAGCCGAGCAATGAAGCGAAGGTCGCGGCGGTGGCGTAA
- a CDS encoding GntR family transcriptional regulator: MNEPFLDTIDEQGPVPAEAAKPVASLHEGLLVALRDFIVEGNLADGARVPERALCERFNISRTPLREALKVLAAEGLIELLPNRGARVRQLSPEDIRELFDVMGGLEALAGRLACERISEAEFTEIEQVHHEMYRFYLRRDMHGYFHCNQAIHQLIVAAAGNATLAATYAGLAGRIRRVRYSANLAKDRDRWGEAMREHEAILDALRRRAGSELSDILFVHLRNKQKAAQASA; encoded by the coding sequence ATGAACGAGCCATTTCTCGATACCATTGATGAGCAGGGCCCGGTGCCAGCCGAGGCTGCGAAGCCGGTTGCGTCCCTGCATGAAGGGCTGCTGGTCGCACTGCGCGACTTCATCGTCGAGGGCAACCTTGCCGATGGCGCACGCGTCCCGGAGCGGGCGCTGTGCGAGCGTTTCAACATCTCGCGCACGCCATTGCGTGAAGCGCTCAAGGTACTGGCGGCGGAAGGGCTGATCGAGCTCCTACCCAACCGCGGGGCACGGGTGCGCCAGCTCAGCCCCGAGGATATCCGCGAGCTCTTCGATGTGATGGGCGGGCTCGAGGCGTTGGCCGGGCGGCTGGCCTGCGAGCGGATTTCGGAGGCTGAATTCACCGAAATCGAGCAGGTGCACCACGAAATGTACCGTTTTTACCTGCGCCGTGACATGCATGGCTACTTCCATTGCAACCAGGCGATCCACCAGTTGATCGTTGCCGCTGCGGGCAATGCGACGTTGGCTGCGACCTATGCCGGCTTGGCCGGGCGGATCCGGCGGGTGCGCTATTCTGCCAATCTCGCCAAGGATCGCGACCGCTGGGGCGAGGCCATGCGCGAGCATGAGGCGATCCTCGATGCGCTGCGCCGGCGTGCCGGCTCGGAATTGTCTGACATTCTATTCGTGCATCTGCGCAACAAGCAGAAGGCGGCGCAGGCTTCAGCTTGA
- a CDS encoding Bug family tripartite tricarboxylate transporter substrate binding protein: protein MKQHWLAATAIMAAGIGPAAAWEPNKPIEIVVPFSAGGASDQMARTIQGIIQKQQFTKQPIIVVNKPAAGGAEGMLDIQKSAGDPHKLITTSSGIFMTPMATKLALNWTDYTPVAMLAQDSFLLWVNAKAPYKNAGDLMTAAKSANPAMKIGGTSSKREDNLLVFAMEKQGGTKFAYIPYTSGGQASTQLSGGHVEATTNNPAEDLANWRGGATRPLCVFAEQKMAYTEKVADGQSWADIPTCASQGLNVSYQMLRGMFMPGKVSKEQQAFYVDLFKKVSETPEWKEYLARNALAADYRDGEAFVSFLKADEAKHEKLMTEAGFMAK, encoded by the coding sequence ATGAAGCAGCACTGGTTGGCCGCGACCGCAATTATGGCTGCCGGCATCGGACCCGCAGCCGCCTGGGAGCCGAACAAGCCGATCGAGATCGTGGTGCCGTTCTCGGCGGGCGGCGCGTCCGACCAGATGGCGCGGACAATCCAGGGCATCATCCAGAAGCAGCAGTTCACCAAGCAGCCGATCATCGTCGTCAACAAGCCGGCTGCCGGCGGCGCCGAGGGCATGCTCGACATCCAGAAATCGGCTGGCGACCCGCACAAGCTGATCACCACCTCGAGCGGCATCTTCATGACGCCGATGGCGACCAAGCTGGCGCTGAACTGGACCGACTACACTCCGGTCGCGATGCTGGCGCAGGATTCCTTCCTGCTCTGGGTCAACGCCAAGGCGCCCTACAAGAACGCGGGCGACCTGATGACGGCGGCCAAGAGCGCCAATCCGGCGATGAAGATCGGCGGCACCTCGTCCAAGCGCGAGGACAACCTGCTCGTCTTCGCCATGGAGAAGCAGGGCGGTACCAAGTTCGCCTATATCCCCTACACCTCCGGCGGCCAGGCCTCGACCCAGCTCTCGGGCGGGCATGTCGAGGCCACCACCAACAATCCGGCCGAGGATCTCGCCAACTGGCGTGGCGGCGCCACGCGCCCGCTCTGCGTCTTCGCCGAGCAGAAGATGGCCTATACCGAGAAGGTCGCGGACGGGCAGTCCTGGGCCGACATTCCGACCTGCGCCTCGCAGGGGCTGAATGTCAGCTACCAGATGCTGCGCGGCATGTTCATGCCCGGCAAGGTCAGCAAGGAGCAGCAGGCCTTCTATGTCGACCTGTTCAAGAAGGTCTCCGAGACGCCGGAATGGAAAGAGTACCTCGCCCGCAACGCGTTGGCGGCGGATTACCGCGACGGCGAAGCCTTCGTCTCCTTCCTGAAGGCGGACGAGGCGAAGCACGAGAAGCTGATGACCGAAGCCGGCTTCATGGCGAAGTGA
- a CDS encoding tripartite tricarboxylate transporter TctB family protein — protein MSSPSETETPEPGISRRPVEIATALLLIGLAGIVLYDSHGRGAGWDGGPQNGFFPARVGWIFLAASLFILWQSFRRPDGVFVTYEQLRQVVRVLGPLVLFVALIQPLGIYVASAVFIIAFMAVVGTSRWWSIGLTALLVPVVCFWVFELQFRVPLPKGPLEAALGY, from the coding sequence ATGTCGAGCCCTAGCGAAACCGAAACACCCGAGCCCGGCATCTCGCGCCGGCCCGTCGAAATCGCCACGGCGCTGCTGCTGATCGGCCTCGCCGGCATCGTGCTCTACGACTCGCATGGGCGTGGCGCCGGCTGGGACGGCGGCCCGCAGAACGGCTTCTTCCCGGCTCGCGTCGGCTGGATCTTCCTCGCCGCCTCGCTCTTCATCCTCTGGCAGTCCTTCCGCCGACCGGACGGGGTCTTCGTCACCTATGAGCAATTGCGCCAGGTCGTCAGGGTGCTGGGGCCGCTCGTCCTGTTCGTGGCGCTGATCCAGCCGCTCGGGATCTATGTCGCCTCGGCGGTCTTCATCATCGCCTTCATGGCGGTGGTCGGCACTTCGCGCTGGTGGTCGATCGGGCTGACTGCGCTGCTCGTACCGGTCGTCTGCTTCTGGGTCTTCGAACTGCAGTTCCGCGTGCCCCTGCCGAAGGGCCCGCTGGAAGCTGCGCTCGGCTATTGA
- a CDS encoding tripartite tricarboxylate transporter permease: MDDLSSLIAGFQVALSWHNIGFMAVGVILGIIVGVLPGLGGPNGVAILLPLTFGMDPTSAIILLSSIYWGALFGGAITSILFNIPGEAWSVATTFDGYPMAVQGKAAEALTAAFTASFIGALSGVVLITFVAPLVAQFALKFGPAEFFAVFLLTFCSFIGMGRENRAKIIASLCIGFLLAAVGLDSISGDLRMTFGSTELMRGFDFLIVVIGLFGVSEILLTVEEGLVFKGKQAKIDLKVVLRTWAGLPRYWATLLRSAVVGMWMGVTPGGAIAASFMGYGLAKRFSKQGKNFGKGEIEGVLAPETAAHAAGTSALLPMLALGIPGSATAAVLLGGLLVWGLQPGPMLFVEQKDFVWGLIASMYLGNLAGLIIVLATVPLFAAIMRIPFSFVAPVILIVCAIGAYTISNSIFDIWLMLIFGVVGYVFKKLDYPLAPMILALVLGDRAEDAFRQALLGSGGSLGVFWANGLVATLVVLALLLLCWGPASDAIAALRGRGRPNSDTAEATR; encoded by the coding sequence ATGGACGACCTCTCCTCGCTCATCGCCGGCTTCCAGGTCGCGCTGTCCTGGCACAATATCGGCTTCATGGCCGTCGGGGTCATCCTCGGCATCATCGTCGGGGTGCTGCCCGGCCTCGGCGGCCCCAATGGCGTCGCGATCCTCTTGCCGCTGACCTTCGGCATGGATCCGACCTCGGCGATCATCCTTCTATCGTCGATCTATTGGGGGGCGCTGTTCGGCGGGGCGATCACCTCGATCCTGTTCAACATCCCGGGCGAGGCCTGGTCGGTCGCGACCACCTTCGACGGTTATCCGATGGCGGTGCAGGGCAAGGCGGCGGAAGCGCTGACGGCTGCCTTCACCGCCTCCTTCATCGGCGCGCTCTCCGGCGTGGTACTGATCACCTTCGTCGCGCCGCTCGTTGCCCAGTTCGCGCTCAAATTCGGCCCGGCCGAGTTCTTCGCGGTCTTCCTGCTGACCTTCTGCTCGTTCATCGGCATGGGCCGGGAAAACCGCGCCAAGATCATCGCCTCGCTCTGCATCGGCTTCCTGCTCGCGGCCGTGGGCCTCGATTCGATCTCGGGCGACCTGCGCATGACCTTTGGCTCGACCGAGCTGATGCGCGGCTTCGACTTCCTGATCGTGGTGATCGGCCTGTTCGGTGTTAGCGAGATCCTGCTGACGGTCGAGGAAGGGCTGGTGTTCAAGGGCAAGCAGGCGAAGATCGACCTCAAGGTCGTGCTGCGGACCTGGGCTGGCCTGCCGCGCTATTGGGCGACGCTGCTGCGCTCCGCGGTCGTGGGCATGTGGATGGGCGTGACGCCGGGCGGCGCCATCGCCGCCTCCTTCATGGGCTATGGCCTCGCCAAGCGGTTCTCGAAGCAGGGCAAGAACTTCGGCAAGGGTGAGATCGAGGGCGTTCTGGCGCCGGAGACTGCCGCGCATGCGGCCGGCACCAGCGCGCTCCTGCCGATGCTGGCGCTCGGCATTCCCGGTTCCGCGACGGCGGCCGTGCTGCTCGGTGGCCTCCTGGTCTGGGGGCTGCAACCCGGGCCGATGCTGTTCGTCGAGCAGAAGGACTTCGTCTGGGGTCTGATCGCCTCGATGTATCTCGGCAATCTCGCCGGCCTGATCATCGTGCTGGCAACGGTGCCGCTCTTTGCCGCGATCATGCGGATTCCGTTCTCCTTCGTCGCACCGGTGATCCTGATCGTTTGCGCGATCGGTGCTTACACGATCTCGAACTCGATCTTCGACATCTGGCTGATGCTGATCTTCGGCGTCGTCGGCTATGTCTTCAAGAAGCTCGACTATCCGCTCGCCCCGATGATCCTGGCGCTGGTGCTGGGCGACCGGGCCGAGGACGCCTTCCGTCAGGCACTGCTCGGCTCCGGTGGCTCGCTCGGCGTCTTCTGGGCGAATGGGCTGGTCGCGACGCTCGTCGTGCTCGCTCTGCTGCTGCTATGCTGGGGGCCGGCCAGCGATGCGATTGCCGCCCTGCGCGGGCGCGGCCGACCAAATTCAGATACCGCAGAGGCCACCAGATGA